From the genome of Pseudomonadota bacterium, one region includes:
- a CDS encoding carboxypeptidase-like regulatory domain-containing protein translates to MKILLRLLAVLAFLIITSGCAVTNSYGPYMGKVVDKETEEPIEGAVVFLRFFNDCFGPTTSFADAIETLTDANGEFHIPSHRIFTFRPLCGWDPDCEPIVFKPGYGAFPGHIETSIVESQGAYLPEKKPVTIKLPKLTTREERIDNQSKASFTSKVPYEKWRNLFRLRNEERKNIELKPFSEPM, encoded by the coding sequence ATGAAAATACTATTACGCTTACTGGCAGTGCTCGCGTTTCTTATTATTACAAGCGGCTGCGCGGTAACCAACAGTTACGGGCCTTACATGGGAAAGGTTGTGGATAAGGAAACTGAAGAGCCCATCGAAGGAGCGGTGGTGTTTCTAAGATTTTTTAACGATTGTTTCGGGCCGACAACGAGCTTTGCTGATGCGATTGAGACCTTGACCGATGCCAATGGTGAGTTTCATATTCCCTCGCACAGGATATTTACGTTCCGCCCCTTATGCGGCTGGGATCCTGATTGCGAACCAATTGTATTTAAGCCAGGGTACGGAGCTTTTCCCGGTCATATTGAAACATCCATCGTTGAATCGCAAGGAGCATATCTCCCGGAAAAGAAACCTGTCACCATCAAACTTCCAAAGCTTACGACCAGGGAAGAGAGGATTGATAATCAAAGCAAGGCTTCTTTCACTTCAAAAGTCCCTTATGAAAAATGGAGAAATCTTTTTAGATTAAGGAATGAAGAGAGAAAGAATATTGAACTTAAACCATTTAGTGAACCAATGTAG